The proteins below come from a single Sorghum bicolor cultivar BTx623 chromosome 4, Sorghum_bicolor_NCBIv3, whole genome shotgun sequence genomic window:
- the LOC8072454 gene encoding phosphatidyl-N-methylethanolamine N-methyltransferase yields MVSMAAAAAAVGVLLPFPFYYALWTHPQRWVDLCGRGADPCRRMAQVSHAIKALQLLALASVASFSWPPPLYCPVLLAVGQYLNFKVYQLLGESGTYYGVRFGKMIPWVTEFPFGYIKDPQYVGSMLSLVALLCWVPLQYVLLWCLGYVFMMWIEHKEDPATRAKVIS; encoded by the exons ATGGTCTCCatggcggccgcggcggcggccgtgggCGTGCTGCTGCCGTTCCCGTTCTACTACGCGCTGTGGACCCACCCACAGCGTTGGGTGGACTTGTGCGGCCGCGGCGCCGACCCGTGCCGGCGGATGGCGCAGGTCTCGCACGCCATCAAGGCGCTTCAGCTCCTCGCGCTCGCCTCCGTCGCTTCATTCTCCTGGCCCCCGCCGCTCTACTGCCCCGTCCTCCTCGCCGTCGGCCAGTACCTCAACTTCAA GGTGTACCAGCTGCTTGGTGAGTCTGGTACATACTATGGCGTTCGATTTGGAAAGATGATCCCATGGGTGACAGAGTTTCCCTTTGGCTATATCAAAGACCCACAGTATGTTGGGAGTATGCTTAGCCTCGTCGCACTTCTGTGCTGGGTTCCACTTCAGTATGTGTTGTTGTGGTGCCTTGGTTATGTTTTCATGATGTGGATCGAACACAAGGAAGATCCAGCCACTCGTGCCAAGGTCATCTCCTAA